TCGAGAAAGAGGACAGAAGAGTAAACGCTAAGAGCCTGCTGGGTATTCTTTCACTGGGTATCGTTGGCGGTACTACTATCAAGATCATCGCTGACGGCGCTGACGAGGAAGAAGCTGTAAAGGGTCTGGTTGATCTGGTTGACAGCGGCTTCGCTGAGGAAGCAAGATAATTTCGATCTGAATAAAAGTGACAGACTGTCCATACGGCAGTCTGTTTTTTTGTTAAAATGCACCTCGATCGATGCTTATCAACAAAATGTTCAATGGTTACAAAATAGTATCGCTCATGTAGAATTTCATTGGCTGAATTTGTTGAAAATACACAATGAGACTTTCGATTTTACAATATATTCACACATTCGGGAGAAAAATATGTTACAATTTGTAACATATCGAAAGCTCGAATGGGTGATTTCGGTCAAAGTGAAAAGTTTTTTTGAGAAATCTACGCTTTTTAATATAAAAGACTTGCAAAATCCTGATTTTTTTGTTAT
This Ruminococcus albus AD2013 DNA region includes the following protein-coding sequences:
- a CDS encoding HPr family phosphocarrier protein, which produces EKEDRRVNAKSLLGILSLGIVGGTTIKIIADGADEEEAVKGLVDLVDSGFAEEAR